From one Vanacampus margaritifer isolate UIUO_Vmar chromosome 12, RoL_Vmar_1.0, whole genome shotgun sequence genomic stretch:
- the adgra1b gene encoding adhesion G protein-coupled receptor A1 isoform X3, producing the protein MFTEEWDSLDWEDLKKVLSFPPYPAEFLHPVVYACTAVMLLCLFASIITYIVHHSAIRISRKGWHILLNFCFHTALTFAVFAGGINRIKYPIICQAVGFVLHYSSLATMLWLGVTARNIYKQVTKKPLQSQDGDPPRPPKQPLLRFYLVSDGVPLIICGVTAAVNLDNYGSGEQAPYCWMAWEPSLGAFFGPVALIVLVTCIYFLCTFIQLRRRPEKKYELKRLTEEQQRLASVDVPTHCQQVAEPGALPAQPTGSHCPAGCPGVPVNPALLANEHSFKAQLRTAAFTLFLFLATWTFGALAVSQGHFLDMIFSCLYGAFSVTLGLFILIHHCAKRDDVWHCWCSCCPGGRADSCPGAHGTGQAPPKVNVNGDTPLHGHGHSHCRHDSPCKAVISCSHGGVGHCKHAALPSSQNHVTCLTPVTPCCAALHSQQLMEEEPTATHVLLHADPESYRPGIQLHPCLKSSRTKGRHFSRRSATGVCGAGGEREYAYHIPSNVDGGSVHSSHTDSPHSAHERHIHTCPHQVHEGLHEGHHTCHAAAATAHEALACHNPCHRHVCCAKADIFPSLCPAEAADAGVFLCGCSKVAEEEPITHHHLEMHAPRRQSHPQNPPNQNGILKGGLHEGLLYSSDSTGNIRTGPWKNETTV; encoded by the exons GATCTGAAGAAGGTGTTGTCTTTCCCCCCATACCCAGCGGAGTTTTTGCACCCGGTCGTGTATGCCTGCACGGCGGTCATGCTGCTCTGCCTCTTTGCTTCCATCATCACATATATAGTGCATCACAG tgCAATCCGCATCAGTCGGAAGGGATGGCATATACTTCTCAACTTCTGCTTCCATACGGCTCTGACCTTCGCTGTGTTTGCCGGCGGCATCAATCGAATCAAATATCCCATCATATGTCAAGCA GTCGGGTTTGTGCTGCACTACTCGTCTTTAGCGACCATGCTGTGGCTTGGGGTGACAGCCAGGAACATTTATAAGCAGGTGACTAAGAAGCCTCTGCAGAGCCAAGATGGTGACCCACCGAGGCCGCCTAAACAGCCACTGTTGAG attttatttagttagtgaTGGAGTGCCCCTCATCATCTGCGGGGTCACCGCAGCTGTCAACCTTGACAACTACGGCAGCGGGGAGCAAGCACCATA CTGCTGGATGGCCTGGGAGCCAAGTCTGGGCGCTTTCTTCGGCCCGGTGGCCCTCATCGTCCTGGTGACGTGCATCTACTTCCTCTGCACCTTCATTCAACTGCGACGCCGCCCTGAGAAGAAGTACGAGCTTAAGCGTCTGACAGAAGAGCAACAAAGGTTGGCCTCCGTCGACGTGCCGACTCATTGCCAGCAGGTGGCCGAACCTGGCGCCCTGCCCGCCCAACCCACAGGGAGCCACTGTCCCGCCGGTTGCCCGGGTGTCCCGGTTAATCCCGCCCTGCTGGCCAATGAGCACTCCTTCAAGGCCCAATTACGCACAGCGGCCTTCACGCTTTTCCTGTTCCTGGCCACGTGGACTTTTGGGGCGCTGGCTGTGTCGCAGGGTCATTTCCTGGACATGATCTTCAGCTGCCTGTACGGTGCCTTCTCCGTCACGCTCGGCCTCTTCATCCTCATCCATCACTGTGCCAAACGGGACGACGTCTGGCATTGCTGGTGTTCTTGCTGTCCCGGAGGGCGAGCCGACAGCTGCCCCGGGGCGCACGGGACGGGCCAAGCGCCGCCGAAAGTCAACGTGAACGGAGATACGCCTTTGCACGGCCATGGTCACAGTCACTGCCGCCACGATTCCCCGTGTAAAGCCGTGATAAGCTGCAGTCATGGCGGCGTAGGTCACTGTAAACACGCTGCCCTTCCATCATCGCAAAATCATGTGACATGTCTGACACCTGTGACTCCATGTTGCGCTGCATTGCACAGCCAGCAGCTAATGGAGGAGGAGCCTACCGCTACACACGTGCTGCTCCACGCCGATCCTGAGAGTTACCGGCCGGGAATCCAGTTGCACCCCTGTTTGAAGAGCAGCAGGACTAAAGGCCGCCATTTCAGCCGGCGGTCCGCCACTGGCGTTTGTGGCGCTGGCGGCGAGAGGGAATACGCCTACCATATCCCCTCCAATGTTGATGGAGGCAGCGTGCACAGCTCACACACTGACAGCCCGCACAGCGCCCACGAGCGTCACATCCACACGTGTCCGCATCAGGTCCACGAGGGCCTCCACGAGGGGCATCATACGTGCCACGCGGCGGCCGCGACCGCACACGAGGCCCTGGCGTGTCACAATCCCTGCCATCGGCACGTGTGCTGCGCCAAGGCGGACATTTTCCCTTCCCTGTGCCCGGCAGAGGCAGCCGACGCCGGCGTCTTCCTGTGCGGTTGCAGCAAAGTGGCGGAGGAGGAACCAATCACGCATCACCATTTGGAAATGCACGCCCCGCGCAGACAATCTCACCCGCAGAATCCACCCAATCAGAATGGGATTCTAAAGGGGGGCTTGCACGAGGGGCTCCTTTACAGCTCGGACAGTACAGGGAATATACGCACTGGACCCTGGAAGAATGAAACTACTGTGTAG